A genomic region of Metopolophium dirhodum isolate CAU chromosome 1, ASM1992520v1, whole genome shotgun sequence contains the following coding sequences:
- the LOC132935513 gene encoding U6 snRNA-associated Sm-like protein LSm2 isoform X4, translating into MLFYSFFKTLVGYEVIVELKNDMCVTGKLHSVDQFLNIKLTDICVHDSEKYPYMSYVSESFIRGSVVRYVQLPVNYVDTPLLQDAARKETTIR; encoded by the exons CTATTCTactcattttttaaaacacttgtGGGGTATGAGGTTATAGTTGAACTTAAGAATGACATGTG TGTCACTGGAAAATTGCATTCCGTTGATCAATTTTTGAATATCAAACTTACAGACATCTGTGTACATGATTCAGAAAAATACCCATAcatg agttatgTGTCAGAATCTTTCATCAGAGGTTCAGTTGTTCGGTATGTACAACTTCCAGTTAACTATGTTGATACACCATTGTTACAAGATGCTGCACGTAAGGAGACTACCATTcgataa
- the LOC132935513 gene encoding U6 snRNA-associated Sm-like protein LSm2 isoform X2, with product MYLSTLFYSFFKTLVGYEVIVELKNDMCVTGKLHSVDQFLNIKLTDICVHDSEKYPYMSYVSESFIRGSVVRYVQLPVNYVDTPLLQDAARKETTIR from the exons CTATTCTactcattttttaaaacacttgtGGGGTATGAGGTTATAGTTGAACTTAAGAATGACATGTG TGTCACTGGAAAATTGCATTCCGTTGATCAATTTTTGAATATCAAACTTACAGACATCTGTGTACATGATTCAGAAAAATACCCATAcatg agttatgTGTCAGAATCTTTCATCAGAGGTTCAGTTGTTCGGTATGTACAACTTCCAGTTAACTATGTTGATACACCATTGTTACAAGATGCTGCACGTAAGGAGACTACCATTcgataa
- the LOC132935521 gene encoding glycerophosphocholine phosphodiesterase GPCPD1-like isoform X1 gives MQQWYEEDQENAKEVHSSDTKFHTVPRSSKEMDKLLILKTFTVEAETITGQHICVSGNCPTLGNWEANKAFVLNNTNVIRIRKNRKYCIWTGSIHLPPDKEIFFRYFMAYIVEPDGEFVKQRHIFVHSWESQQEPRRVQDETQISSSDSAFQSDMYGMNDKKHISKGFLTTECAIQFKLFDTPITFWNSKLQSKMSSVSVKMTPVPLSKLSADSGDASPNTSTFIHEDSSSQGTDYIEKHFGWPYVECVDIPGGHTFKHQKQFGTTVQENTFHLFQTKMYNFSCVGYLFDLYLHKESSDEPPFHIGFTHILPSNMKYSNGIVISPITSVRHKPIGELKIDYLIIKPTKDIKCTLEQLRLTDWKSNDVPLDIGHRGSGSSFKQILSDCSHIRENTIASLKEAANKGADLVEFDVQLTKDLVPIINHDFVVSMATKSKTNLLAEEVEMVQIPLKDFSFEQLQKLKIYHVKEPYTLSETHFLNDVRNDYQPFPKLEKAFTDVDTSVGFNIELKWTMKLQDGTYELENPFDMNLFVDTILKTTFEFAGSRSIVFSCFHPDVCTMLKMKQNRYPILFLTQGVTVRYPSYADPRCHSIQNAVYHATCHDLLGVNVHSEDLLRDPLQIDIVKQAGLALFCWGDDNNCKDVANKFKKLGVNAVIYDKLDKIELLKKKMSCSTKNPDVFIANNYCDQNDILLSNQQSLKDDPHLREDNEVDKNRYFMDVGKASFQNQCSSTETLWNEKINDSKSPSRKQRYDCIDDGTLESNVKPTKSKKSKTDI, from the exons atgcAACAATGGTATGAAGAAGACCAAGAAAACGCCAAAGAGGTACATTCATCAGATACAAAGTTTCATACAGTACCAAGATCATCTAAAGAAATGGACAAGTTATTAATACTCAAAACATTCACTGTCGAAGCTGAAACAATAACTGGGCAACATATTTGTGTATCTGGTAACTGCCCAACCCTAGGTAATTGGGAAGCAAACAAGGCGTTTGTTCTAAATAACACAAATGTGATACGTATAAGAAAAAA TCGAAAATACTGTATTTGGACTGGGTCTATACATTTGCCACCAGATAAAGAAATATTCTTTCGTTATTTCATGGCATATATTGTAGAACCTGATGGTGAATTTGTGAAACAAAGACATATTTTTGTCCATTCATGGGAGTCTCAACAGGAACCTAGACGTGTACAAGATg AAACCCAAATATCAAGCAGTGATAGTGCATTCCAAAGTGATATGTATGGTATGAATGATAAAAAACATATCAGCAAGGGTTTTTTGACTACGGAATGTGCTAttcagtttaaattatttgatactCCTATTACATTCTGGAACTCTAAACTACAAAGTAAAATG AGTTCAGTTAGTGTTAAAATGACACCTGTTCCTTTGTCTAAACTGTCAGCTGATTCTGGGGACGCATCTCCTAACACAAGTACTTTCATACATGAAGATTCAAGCTCACAAGGAACTGATTATATTGAGAAACATTTTGGATGGCCATATGTAGAATGtgtg gatATTCCTGGAGGTCATACTTTTAAGCATCAAAAACAGTTTGGTACTACTGTGCAAGAAAATACTTTTcatttatttcaaacaaaaatgtacaatttcagTTGTGTT GGATATCTTTTTGATTTGTATCTACATAAAGAATCTTCTGATGAACCTCCTTTCCATATTGGATTCACTCACATTCTACCAAGTAATATGAAATATAGCAATGGAATAGTTATATCTCCAATCACCAGTGTTCGTCATAAGCCAATAGGAGAGCTTAAaa ttgattatttaattattaaaccaaCAAAAGATATCAAATGTACTTTAGAACAATTGAGATTGACAGACTGGAAAAGTAATGACGTTCCATTAGATATTGGCCATAGAGGATCAGGTTCATCattcaaacaaattttatcaga TTGTTCACACATTCGCGAGAATACAATAGCATCACTGAAAGAAGCAGCAAATAAAGGGGCTGATTTAGTTGAGTTTGATGTACAACTTACTAAAGAtttggtacctattattaatcaTGATTTTGTAGTATCAATGGCaacaaaatctaaaacaaatctTTTAGCCGAAGAAGTAGAAATGGTTCAAATTCCGTTGAAAGATTTTTCTTTCgaacaattacaaaaattaaag atTTATCATGTTAAAGAACCTTATACTCTTTCTGAAACTCACTTTCTAAATGATGTTAGAAATGATTATCAACCTTTTCCAAAACTTGAGAAAGCATTTACAGATGTTGATACCAGTGTTggatttaatattgaattgaaGTGGACAATGAAACTtcag GATGGAACCTATGAACTCGAAAACCCATTTGACATGAATTTATTTGTTGACACTATACTTAAAACCACATTTGAATTTGCAGGATCACGAAGTATTGTGTTTTCTTGTTTTCATCCTGATGTCTGTACTAT gCTTAAAATGAAGCAAAATCGGtatcctatattatttttaactcagGGTGTTACAGTCCGATACCCTTCATATGCTGATCCTAGATGTCACTCTATACAAAATGCTGTTTACCATGCTACTTGTCATGATTTATTG GGAGTAAATGTTCACTCTGAAGACTTGTTGCGTGATCCATTACAAATAGATATTGTCAAACAAGCAGGACTCGCGCTATTTTGTTGGggtgatgataataattgtaaagaTGTAgctaataaattcaaaaaactgGGCGTAAATGCTGTTATATACGATAA GTTGGACAAAATTgagttgttgaaaaaaaaaatgtcctgcTCTACTAAAAATCCTGATGTCTTCATTgccaataattattgtgatcaaAATGATATACTCTTATCAAACCAACAATCACTTAAAGATGATCCACATTTACGTGAAGACAAT gaagttgataaaaatagatatttcaTGGATGTTGGTAAGGCCAGTTTTCAGAATCAATGTTCTTCGACAGAAACATTATGGAATGAAAAGATAAATGATTCTAAGTCGCCATCAAGAAAACagag ATATGACTGTATTGATGATGGTACATTGGAGTCTAATGTTAAACCAACTAAATCCAAAAAATCtaa gactGATATTTAG
- the LOC132935521 gene encoding glycerophosphocholine phosphodiesterase GPCPD1-like isoform X2, with amino-acid sequence MQQWYEEDQENAKEVHSSDTKFHTVPRSSKEMDKLLILKTFTVEAETITGQHICVSGNCPTLGNWEANKAFVLNNTNVIRIRKNRKYCIWTGSIHLPPDKEIFFRYFMAYIVEPDGEFVKQRHIFVHSWESQQEPRRVQDETQISSSDSAFQSDMYGMNDKKHISKGFLTTECAIQFKLFDTPITFWNSKLQSKMSSVSVKMTPVPLSKLSADSGDASPNTSTFIHEDSSSQGTDYIEKHFGWPYVECVDIPGGHTFKHQKQFGTTVQENTFHLFQTKMYNFSCVGYLFDLYLHKESSDEPPFHIGFTHILPSNMKYSNGIVISPITSVRHKPIGELKIDYLIIKPTKDIKCTLEQLRLTDWKSNDVPLDIGHRGSGSSFKQILSDCSHIRENTIASLKEAANKGADLVEFDVQLTKDLVPIINHDFVVSMATKSKTNLLAEEVEMVQIPLKDFSFEQLQKLKIYHVKEPYTLSETHFLNDVRNDYQPFPKLEKAFTDVDTSVGFNIELKWTMKLQDGTYELENPFDMNLFVDTILKTTFEFAGSRSIVFSCFHPDVCTMLKMKQNRYPILFLTQGVTVRYPSYADPRCHSIQNAVYHATCHDLLGVNVHSEDLLRDPLQIDIVKQAGLALFCWGDDNNCKDVANKFKKLGVNAVIYDKLDKIELLKKKMSCSTKNPDVFIANNYCDQNDILLSNQQSLKDDPHLREDNEVDKNRYFMDVGKASFQNQCSSTETLWNEKINDSKSPSRKQRYDCIDDGTLESNVKPTKSKKSK; translated from the exons atgcAACAATGGTATGAAGAAGACCAAGAAAACGCCAAAGAGGTACATTCATCAGATACAAAGTTTCATACAGTACCAAGATCATCTAAAGAAATGGACAAGTTATTAATACTCAAAACATTCACTGTCGAAGCTGAAACAATAACTGGGCAACATATTTGTGTATCTGGTAACTGCCCAACCCTAGGTAATTGGGAAGCAAACAAGGCGTTTGTTCTAAATAACACAAATGTGATACGTATAAGAAAAAA TCGAAAATACTGTATTTGGACTGGGTCTATACATTTGCCACCAGATAAAGAAATATTCTTTCGTTATTTCATGGCATATATTGTAGAACCTGATGGTGAATTTGTGAAACAAAGACATATTTTTGTCCATTCATGGGAGTCTCAACAGGAACCTAGACGTGTACAAGATg AAACCCAAATATCAAGCAGTGATAGTGCATTCCAAAGTGATATGTATGGTATGAATGATAAAAAACATATCAGCAAGGGTTTTTTGACTACGGAATGTGCTAttcagtttaaattatttgatactCCTATTACATTCTGGAACTCTAAACTACAAAGTAAAATG AGTTCAGTTAGTGTTAAAATGACACCTGTTCCTTTGTCTAAACTGTCAGCTGATTCTGGGGACGCATCTCCTAACACAAGTACTTTCATACATGAAGATTCAAGCTCACAAGGAACTGATTATATTGAGAAACATTTTGGATGGCCATATGTAGAATGtgtg gatATTCCTGGAGGTCATACTTTTAAGCATCAAAAACAGTTTGGTACTACTGTGCAAGAAAATACTTTTcatttatttcaaacaaaaatgtacaatttcagTTGTGTT GGATATCTTTTTGATTTGTATCTACATAAAGAATCTTCTGATGAACCTCCTTTCCATATTGGATTCACTCACATTCTACCAAGTAATATGAAATATAGCAATGGAATAGTTATATCTCCAATCACCAGTGTTCGTCATAAGCCAATAGGAGAGCTTAAaa ttgattatttaattattaaaccaaCAAAAGATATCAAATGTACTTTAGAACAATTGAGATTGACAGACTGGAAAAGTAATGACGTTCCATTAGATATTGGCCATAGAGGATCAGGTTCATCattcaaacaaattttatcaga TTGTTCACACATTCGCGAGAATACAATAGCATCACTGAAAGAAGCAGCAAATAAAGGGGCTGATTTAGTTGAGTTTGATGTACAACTTACTAAAGAtttggtacctattattaatcaTGATTTTGTAGTATCAATGGCaacaaaatctaaaacaaatctTTTAGCCGAAGAAGTAGAAATGGTTCAAATTCCGTTGAAAGATTTTTCTTTCgaacaattacaaaaattaaag atTTATCATGTTAAAGAACCTTATACTCTTTCTGAAACTCACTTTCTAAATGATGTTAGAAATGATTATCAACCTTTTCCAAAACTTGAGAAAGCATTTACAGATGTTGATACCAGTGTTggatttaatattgaattgaaGTGGACAATGAAACTtcag GATGGAACCTATGAACTCGAAAACCCATTTGACATGAATTTATTTGTTGACACTATACTTAAAACCACATTTGAATTTGCAGGATCACGAAGTATTGTGTTTTCTTGTTTTCATCCTGATGTCTGTACTAT gCTTAAAATGAAGCAAAATCGGtatcctatattatttttaactcagGGTGTTACAGTCCGATACCCTTCATATGCTGATCCTAGATGTCACTCTATACAAAATGCTGTTTACCATGCTACTTGTCATGATTTATTG GGAGTAAATGTTCACTCTGAAGACTTGTTGCGTGATCCATTACAAATAGATATTGTCAAACAAGCAGGACTCGCGCTATTTTGTTGGggtgatgataataattgtaaagaTGTAgctaataaattcaaaaaactgGGCGTAAATGCTGTTATATACGATAA GTTGGACAAAATTgagttgttgaaaaaaaaaatgtcctgcTCTACTAAAAATCCTGATGTCTTCATTgccaataattattgtgatcaaAATGATATACTCTTATCAAACCAACAATCACTTAAAGATGATCCACATTTACGTGAAGACAAT gaagttgataaaaatagatatttcaTGGATGTTGGTAAGGCCAGTTTTCAGAATCAATGTTCTTCGACAGAAACATTATGGAATGAAAAGATAAATGATTCTAAGTCGCCATCAAGAAAACagag ATATGACTGTATTGATGATGGTACATTGGAGTCTAATGTTAAACCAACTAAATCCAAAAAATCtaagtaa
- the LOC132935513 gene encoding U6 snRNA-associated Sm-like protein LSm2 isoform X1 produces MIYLYIQARNQNELLYQLFYSFFKTLVGYEVIVELKNDMCVTGKLHSVDQFLNIKLTDICVHDSEKYPYMSYVSESFIRGSVVRYVQLPVNYVDTPLLQDAARKETTIR; encoded by the exons ATATACCTTTATATCCAAGCCAGGAATCAGAATGAACTGTTGTACCAG CTATTCTactcattttttaaaacacttgtGGGGTATGAGGTTATAGTTGAACTTAAGAATGACATGTG TGTCACTGGAAAATTGCATTCCGTTGATCAATTTTTGAATATCAAACTTACAGACATCTGTGTACATGATTCAGAAAAATACCCATAcatg agttatgTGTCAGAATCTTTCATCAGAGGTTCAGTTGTTCGGTATGTACAACTTCCAGTTAACTATGTTGATACACCATTGTTACAAGATGCTGCACGTAAGGAGACTACCATTcgataa